From Balearica regulorum gibbericeps isolate bBalReg1 chromosome 28, bBalReg1.pri, whole genome shotgun sequence:
gaatctcaatatgaactggagtcaaaggcaggcaaatggtatgccacaattgatatagctaatgcatttttctcgatccctttggcagcagagtgcaggccacagtttgccttcacttggaggggcatccagcacacctggaatcaactgccccaggggtggaaacacagccccaccatctgccatggactgatccagactgcactggaaaagggtgaagccccagagcaccacGCCGCCCTTGGAATACCCgcgagggcagcagcagcacccgcAGCTCAATCCCGGCAGACGCGGAGGCAGCCGGGAGGCTGTGGCATGCAGAGGGATATTTTTAGGGCCCTCGCAAGGGTGCCGGAGAGTCAGGCTTCGAGCATGTGAAGCTGGGAGCTCTGATCCTGTCCAGATGCTGACTCCAGAGAACTGTAAAAGCCATGTGTCGGCTCCCGGGGTCGCTCTGCATGGTGCCCTGGAACCGGGCAGGATTCACTGGCTCTGGCTGCGCCCCCCGAGGCATTGCCGCCTTGGCAGGGAGACCCAGCCTGGCGCTGGCACCTCGGCGATGGGCTCAAATCTCTCAGCAAGGGCTTGGGGCTCTCTGGGACTGTGTCCCAGCACCCTCTGGTCCGCACCGAGCAATGTCTCATTGCTGCCTGGTTTGGGGAGCTGGAATCAGTACCTTCCGCACCATCTGTGTTTCCAGCTGCTGGTAACTCACGTGCGGGGTTCCCCCGTGACCACCTGCTGCCAGTTTGTCCTTGCCTGAGCCCTCAAGCGCCGACGGCacgctgtgccgtgccgtgggGGTGCCGGTCGATGCACGCTTTAATCTCCCTGCCACGTAGATGACTTCAGTGCTGGCGAGCAGAGCTGGTGGGTGGCTGGGGAGGCTGATGCAGAGCTGTCGGAGCTGAGCACCCAGCCCGGCTATGCATCGGTACTGGGCAGCTGGTGCGGGCTGGCGTTGTGCTCCTGGGTATAGAAGATGGCTGGGGAGCCCGGTGTCCCCCATGATGTCCCTGGTGCTGGCAGAGGCCATGgctgtccctgctctgccaaGGCAGCTGAGggcttcttttccttcttttctcaattTGCTCCATTTCCTAGCAAGTTTGTGGTCCTCCGGTGTGGGCGGATGAGACGTGAAGTCAGGCTGGTTCGTTGGTAATGGATTCCTCTCCTCTGAAAGCGTGTTTCTGGTTCCTCACCTTTGTGAAAAGGCTGCCGTGAAATGGCGTTAGTGATGGATCTGAATAGGTAATTTGGCAGGAGGAGCAAAGCCCAAACCTGGTTCTTTTTATGTGTAAAGATTCTTGCAGCCCCTTGGATTAATAATGCTGCCGAAGGCAAGATAACCAGCAGAGTCAAAGTCGACCTGTTGATGGACTTTCTGATCTGTCTTAACTGGCGGCCTGCAGTCTGCAGGTGCCAAGAAGTTTCTCAGTACGGTGGCTCGCTGCCTTCCCAGCCACCTTGCCCCACCTGCCTGTGATCTGAGCCCCgctcctgcctctctgcctgcccCGAGCCGGGACGTCTGCTGTGCAGCTGCCTTGCTGTAGCAATTGCTGCCGAGCTGGAGCCAACACCTCCTCCTTTCCCGAGCATGGCTGGGGTCACCAGTGGGGAAGCGCCCGTCTTATTGCGAGAGGCGAAGGGGGTTCCgggcacaggcagcaggagctgggagccgtcccgcaggcaggaggagaggcagtGTGGAGGCCAAGGGACGTTACCATTCGCTCTGCCCTTGGCAATGGCCACTGAGCTCTTGTTGCCTTGCACGCTCATGTGCATTAAGTGTGGTCACTGAGCCTGTAACCACATGCATGCCACTTCCTCCACTGATGGTGTTTTCCCTTAGGAAGCGGTACACTCCAGACCAGAACGCGATGCCATGGGTGCGTGTCTGGCTCCACCAACGCGGGGATGGGCCGGCGCGTCACCGTCTCGGCAGCCTGGCCGTGGCAGGGATGCTCCAGcttctgctctctccctctcttgcaCACAGGGTGAGCGCTCCAGAAAACACGATGTCGGATAAAGGGAGCAGCATGGAGGGGAAGACGGACATAGTGAACGGTAAGGGTGCCGGCGGGAACCGGTCTCCCTGCGCCTGGGGTCTCCCGCTGGGGAGGCTCACGGCATTGTCTGCACCACGCAGGCAGCTTGTCTAGCAGCCCGGAGGAGATGTCCGCCGAGGAGGGACGAGAAACCTCCTCCGGCATCGAGGTGGAGGCCTCCGACCTCAGCCTGAGCCTCACGGGAGACGATGTGGGGCCCAACCGCACCAGCACGGAGAGCCGGGACACGGACACGGAGAGCtcaggggaggagaaggactcTGACAGCATGGACGACACGGGCCACTATTCCATCAACGAGGAGAACCGTGCCCTCGACCGGTCACActcagaggaggaagaggaggaggacgaagaggaggagcagcagcgaTCCCACCGCCGTGCGCAGCGCAAGCGTGCCAACCACGACCAAGACTCCTCTGACGACGAGCAGGCCCTGGAGGACTGGGTGTCCTCGGAGACCACggcgctgccccagccccgctggcaGGCGGTCCATGCCCTCCGGGAACGGGAGCTGGGCTCCAGCGCCCGCTTCGTCTACGAGGCCTGTGGGGCCAGGGTCTTCGTGCAACGCTTCCTCCTCCAGCACGGCCTGGAGGGCCACACGGGCTGCGTCAACACCCTGCACTTTAACCAGCGCGGCACGTGGCTGGCCAGTGGCAGCGATGACCTCAAAGTGGTGGTGTGGGACTGGGTCAGGAGGCAGCCGGTGCTGGAGTTCGAGAGCGGCCACAAAAGCAACGTCTTCCAGGTGAGGAGCGCGTGGGGAGGGTTGTGGCAGGCGACCCGTGTCGTGCTCTGATTTTTCTAGGCTGGGGGTGATAGAAGATCCCCCACGGTGAGCGGGTGCCTGCTCTAGAAGCACACCGCTTCAGCAGGACGATGCCGTGCGGGGCAGGAGAAACGTGTCGTTAGAGCTAAGGGCTGCGGGACGAGTCCGGCCACTCTGCAGTGGTAACAAATTCTCAAAACCCACTGGCGTCCCCTAAAATCCACTGTCTCGCGGAGCCCCGGCTGGGGACAGTGGGGTGAGATACCTGGGAGGGATGGGCTGTGCCACCACCATGACACAGCCGGCGCTTGGGGGGACGCTGGCACCACCAGCATCTCCGCCGGGTCCCGGCTCTCCGCGCTCACCAGAAAGGACCGGGACGATTGCTCGGAGAGCTCTGCATGTTGAGCCAAGGCTTTGCAGTTGCTGCCTGTGGATCTGAGCATCCAGGGCTCATTGGGGTCTGGCAGGGATCCTGCCCTGGATTttagttcattatttttttcgCTGTTTCACCCCATTTCCTTCCAGGTATACGCAAGCCCCTGCCCTGGCGCTGAAAGCCACCCCTCCCCTTGCTCTCTTCCAGGCCAAGTTCCTCCCCAACAGCGGCGACTCCACTCTGGCTATGTGTGCTCGGGATGGCCAGGTCCGGGTGGCCGAGCTCTCTGCCACGCAGTGCTGCAAAAACACTAAGCGCGTAGCCCAGCACAAAGGAGCTTCGCACAAGGTGAGCCCAGACCAGCCTGCGGAGGGGgcgagcagcagctggggaccCCTGAAACGCCCAGGGAGCTGTCCTGGcccaccagctgccagaaataGTGAAGGCAGAGCCGCTGCTATGAAGGGACgggtttttaaatgcttctttatAGTCACTGTCACCTCTGAGGGTGACGAGGAGGGTCTGGGTGCCCTGCAAAGCAGCGATGCAAGCCCTTGGCTGCGGGGTATAGGGGGCTTGGTGCTGCGCCGGCTCCTGTTCATGGCCAATGCTCTGCTGGGAGAAAGGGATCTTGCCACTTTGTTGGGTGAAAAGGGAACCAATGCCCAAGTATTTATCTTCCAGCTGGCCCTAGAACCGGATTCTCCATGCACTTTCCTATCAGCAGGTGAAGATGCTGTAGTCTTCACCATTGATCTGAGACAAGACCGACCCGCCTCGTGAGTATTTCTCTACCCACCGGGGACTGGGGAAGCTCCGGACAGAGATCCGGGGTCTCAGGGGGTGCTCGGAGGGTCCCGCTTGTACCGCGGTGTTTGCACGGCAGCACATGCCCGTTCAACGGGTGTAAAGTGggaaaatggatattttttgGCTTTCAAGCTGTGTTGTCCTTGGTCAGACCAGAGAGCTTTTCAGTGGCTGGTTCAGAGCTGGCCATCTCACGCGAGGATATGGATATGAACCTCACTAACTAGACGAGTGCGTTTGAAGCCTTGTCTCCCCGGGACTGAGCCCTGTTCAGAcaggaaactgaaataatacCAGTGCAGCAAGCGCCCGCCGCGGCGGCTGCCGAAATCTGCCCGTCCGGCACCCGTTTCCCCACGCCGGGGACAGCGCTGAGGGTCCTGCGCCCCTTCTGCGCAGTGAAGTGCCTGATTAATTGCGGCACTGAAATCTCTCCACGCTGGCAGCAGCTCGGAGCTCACAATTCGCCTGACTCGCTCGTCGCATGAGCGCTATTGCAGTTAATTGAAAAACAATAATTAGCAAGCAGCCGGGTGGTGCGTGCTGGATCTTAACCCTTATCGTCGAGAGAGCTGTCGTTTCTGACAAGCTTCCAAAATAAATCCGCGGCGGGTGTTCAAACAGACGCCTGGTTTTGGTATCACGGTACTTTTCCAGTATAGCGGCATGTTATTTTGAAGATGATCCTGCTTAAAACCGAGGGCTTTTGGCGCTCGTCTCCcggtggtttggtttttatttgtatgtgCGAGTGCTTTTGTCTACAGCCTTAAACCCATCTGTTTCATAACCAGGACAAAAACTGCCGAAGCGTTTCAAAACAGCCGCATTTAATCCTCATCCTcgctttttcccccctcccctccccatttGCTGGGTCCGTTTGGAGACGAGTCTGTCGGTCATTAGGCTGGCGTGGGTCCGTCCCTCCTCTTTCTTCGCGGGGATCCACGCTGCTGTTTGGGTTCGATGCTCGCAGGGAATTGTCGCCCTGTGAGTGTGAAACTGCACTGGAGGCAGGGCTCACAGGCAGACTGTAGGCAGCTCCCATCTTTCATTAAGCCGAACGGTATAATTAGAAGAAAGACAAGCTTTTGAGCTGGCTGTTCCTTCTTGAGGATGCTGCTTCAGTTTGTATTCGTGTCTGCAAAGCCGAACTATCGAGCtcctgggggaggggggggtggtggcGGTGGCGGCGTGTGTCGGATTTCGTTAAATCTGGGCCTTATTACAGCGAGACGGGTGGGGAAAATATAACAGCAGAGCATTTCTGCTCTGGAGTTAATCCGATTCTGCCCTCGGCGCTGCCTGTCCGGCTCCGTCGGCTCAAGTTCGGGCCCTGAAACGTTTTGGATGAAAGCGCCAGGGAATGATTTCACCCTGCGCCGTTTGAGTCGCAGACAGAGGATGTGCTCGCTTCAGCTGGGAGGCTGAAATGGTTGGgtggtggggtttgttgttgttagtgtgttggggtttttttttttttctgggagtgAGTAAGAGACTCGCAGAGCTCCTGCTTTTCCCATCTGGACCCTGTTTTGAATTggaggtggatttttttgttgttgttgttattatttttcctcatctcttAAAGGAAACTGGTTgtgacaaaggaaaaggagaagaaagtggGTCTGTACACCATCTATGTGAACCCAGCCAACACCTACCAGTTTGCTGTGGGAGGCAGAGATCAGTTTGTCAGGTGAGTCTGTGCTGGGGAGCACAGGCTGAGCCCCCAACGCGGACTTGAACATCCCTGCGGGCGCTCAGTTGGTACCCTCACGAGCCCTGAAATCTCCGATGTCTCCCACAGAAACATTTGTGGCTTCAGTCGTTAATGCCTCCGCAGCCTGTTCTCCCATAAGCAGCAGGAACACGAGGGGGGATTAAAAGGGGGGAGGATTTAGATCCTGTGATGTTTAGCCCTGGGATCCACTGTCCAGCGCACCCTGAAGCCAGGAGATCCTTCCCTCAGGAACTAGCGGCGCTCTTAATGAGCTTCCGATCCACCTCCTCTGGGTCCGTCCCCCACCTCGTGTGGGCATTGGAGATGAGATTAAGGCTCGGGGATGGTCTCTGTTTAAGCAGACCGAGCTCGGTGCAGAGCAGCCGGTGTGTTTTAAGGCGCGACTCGTGTGGTGCCTGTTTTGGGCAGAAGCACGTGGTATGTGCACCGAGCCCGCCTGCTTCCCGAGAGCCAGCAGAGCCGCGGCGTCTCTTGGCTCCCCGAGGACGCGTAGGGGCCGTTccccggggagcggcgggggaCGCCGCAGCCCTGGCGCTGGGATCGCTCGCACGGCGTCGGCTCCCCAGAGTGCCAGCCATGCGGCTGTCTGGCgcgcaggcagcagctcctggggcgCCGGGCACAGAAACACTTAACACACGGGCTCGCAGACTGCTCAAACGGCAGCGTCGGTGCCTCGGTAGCTTTCGGAGGAGCCCAGGATCATTGCCCTAAGCGCAGCCTCCCCTCCTACGtgtgctctgctgctctctctgcCCACACCCAGATTCAAGTGCCTCCTCTCCCCCTGGCTTCCCCGGCACCAGGCAGCTCCGGGTGGGTTCCAGCATTGGGGAGGTTCGGGACCCCGAGCTGACCAAGGGACAGGCCTGGAGGTGGTCACGTCCCCCTTGCAGAACAGCCTCCGGGCATCGTGGCCTGTGTGCACACAGGCTTTGACGTTGTCACGCGCCACTGAGCAATGCCTCCGACGTGATGAGAGGTGACGTTAAGCTGCTTTGGCCGAGGCTTCTGCTAGTCCAGGCCGCTTGCAGCTCCGCAGATCCCTTGGCGAGGGCCGGAGCCTCCGGCCGTGCATCGGAGCAGGTAGTGGTTTCAGAGCTGGCTCAGACATGGCATCTGCGTGGTCGGGGAGAACTGCCGCTCTGCcactctcctcctgccccagcccgcGGAGGTGGGCAGCGCCCGGCCCTCCATGCCCGTCGGCTTGGCGTCCCCCGCGTCTCGGGTGAGTGCCAAACGCCTGCCGTCCTCCCCCCAGGATTTACGACCAGCGGAAGATAGACGAGAACGAGAACAACGGCGTGCTAAAGAAGTTTTGCCCTCACCATTTGGTAAGCAGCTGGATGTCACGGCGTGCCGGTGGAGCTGGGGCCTGGGCAGACCTCGCCACCCGGATCTGCGGAGCGCTCCCCTGGGAGCCTCGTGTGGGAGCGGCCGAGAAGCGCTCGCTGGCCAAGTCTCTCGCAGGCTTCCTGCCTGGAAAACAGCTCAAGAGGCCGAACAAACTGCCtgggctttgttttttgttggggttttttattatttattattacttgTTTTTCCTTGACCCAAATCTTCCGCTGTCCGTAAAGTCCCGTCTTGCTGTAGGAAGCGGCAGCGTTTTCGTGCTCTGACTCAAGCCCCTGCAGAGCCGAGCTCTCTAAGCGGGCACACGGCTGGTGTAGGTGTGCTGGCACGCcgcgggaggaggaggtgggagcagagctgtctgTGCTTTCCCTAGGTGAACAGCGAGTCCAAAGCCAACATCACCTGCCTCGTCTACAGCCACGATGGCTCGGGTGAGTGACCGTcccgggggctgggggctgtaCGGGCGTTGCGGCATCCTGCGCCAGCTGGAAACCCGCAGAGGCGATCCCGCTGCTCGGGGCTGATGGACGGATCGCCCGGGCTGCGGCACAGAGCcgccctgggctggggaggcGCCGGGGACAGGAGGGTGCTGCTGGCGGGCTGGGCACCCCGGCTGGTGGCACCGTGACCACCTCCACGCGCTCCCTGCTAACACCCGTCTCTTCCGTCCTGTGCCAGAGCTGTTGGCCAGCTACAACGATGAAGACATTTATCTCTTCAACTCCTCTCACAGTGACGGAGCGGAGTACATCAAGAGATACAAGGGACATCGCAATAATGCCACCGGTAAGGACCGGGTGGGATGGTGTCGGGGCAGGCTGCGTCCCCCGCCACGGCTGGCTTGCCGGCCCTCCCCAGGTTACCGTCCAGCTCCCGCCACCACCGCGTCCTGTTCCCCGGCAGCCAGCGGCTCCAAGCTCGCTCCGGTTTCCCCCTCCTCAAGCTCACAACCAGGCTCAGGGGCAGTTTGGAGGTGGGGGGCCGTCCCCAGAGCAACCCGGAAGAATAATTGCTTGTTTTTAGCTTATTTTTGCAGCTCCCTGTGTTTCATCTTCCTCTCAAAGACCCTTAACACAAACTCTTGGGCTTGCAAAGAATGAGCTATTATGTGTAGGGACGGAAGAGATCCACGCTGGTAACCCTGGAAACTCGCTGGCTGCCAGGCAGGAAGCGAATTCATGGCAGGGAGCGCTGCCCGGCTCCTGATGGCCTCGGGCTGcttgtttctctcctttcagtGAAAGGCGTCAATTTTTATGGCCCGAAAAGCGAGTTTGTGGTGAGCGGCAGCGATTGCGGCCACATCTTCCTGTGGGAGAAATCGTCCTGCCAGATCGTACAGTTCATGGAGGGCGACAAGGGAGGAGTGGTGAGTCCCCGCTGCTCGGCCCCGCCAGCTCAAGCGGACTCCACATCCCCGCACAAACCTGCCACTTTTTTCTGCGTTTTTACCATAACCCAAGCAGGGCTCCCCGTGGGGTCCCCACGCACGGGGGTGCCACGGCGCCTCGAAGGTCTTCTGGCATGTGCAATGCCACGGGGATTTCACCCGGACGCCCACAGGGTGCTTGTCACCAAAGGAGCGGTGGGGATGTCGGAGCCGCTGCCGGGGACGCGTGGGGTCTGTGGGGTGCTGCCTCGGCAGTGGGTGCCCATCTCCCACAGATGGGatgtggtgggggggggggcaggtttCAGGACAGGGTCGAGGGGACGGCAGGTGCCTCGCTGGCGTGGGGATGGGCGGCAGAGCCCTCCCCGCTGCTCCCTGCCGCTCCCGGCCGAGCCGCTCCCTGCTGCCGCCGCTCCTCCGCCAGCCCCACAGTCACCTTTTGTCTGGGTGGCCGCGGCACCGTGCCAGCTCCTGGCGGCTGCTGGCACCGCCACCCCCAGCCGGGAGAGCCGGTGCGGGGCCGAATCTGGCCCGAGGACCTCCCTGACGGCCGAACTTCAGCACCGTGGAATGGATGCGGCCCCTTTCCCACTGGGTTCCCTGCTTTCGTTGCACCCATTGACTCGGTGCCCTGTGAATTACTCGGGGG
This genomic window contains:
- the DCAF8 gene encoding DDB1- and CUL4-associated factor 8, producing MSDKGSSMEGKTDIVNGSLSSSPEEMSAEEGRETSSGIEVEASDLSLSLTGDDVGPNRTSTESRDTDTESSGEEKDSDSMDDTGHYSINEENRALDRSHSEEEEEEDEEEEQQRSHRRAQRKRANHDQDSSDDEQALEDWVSSETTALPQPRWQAVHALRERELGSSARFVYEACGARVFVQRFLLQHGLEGHTGCVNTLHFNQRGTWLASGSDDLKVVVWDWVRRQPVLEFESGHKSNVFQAKFLPNSGDSTLAMCARDGQVRVAELSATQCCKNTKRVAQHKGASHKLALEPDSPCTFLSAGEDAVVFTIDLRQDRPASKLVVTKEKEKKVGLYTIYVNPANTYQFAVGGRDQFVRIYDQRKIDENENNGVLKKFCPHHLVNSESKANITCLVYSHDGSELLASYNDEDIYLFNSSHSDGAEYIKRYKGHRNNATVKGVNFYGPKSEFVVSGSDCGHIFLWEKSSCQIVQFMEGDKGGVVNCLEPHPHLPVLATSGLDHDVKIWAPTAENPTELAGLKEVIKKNKLERDEDSLHHTDMFDSHMLWFLMHHLRQRRHHRRRREPGAPDGDSDESPSSSDTSDDEEEGPDRVQCMPS